Within the Flavobacterium sp. N502536 genome, the region GCAATTCCAACAAAATCAACTTCTACCAGTTTTACACCAAAGTTAGCTTCGATTGAGACTACTAAGTCTACATAATCTAAACTATCTAATCCAAGTGTATCTTTTAAATTAGCATCTGGTTCAATATCATCATTGTCTACTTCAAATTCATCAACCAAAAAACCATTAATTTTTGCTATAATCTCTTCTTTATTCATCGTTCAATTTAAACTTTTTAACCACCAACGCAGAGTTGGTTCCTCCGAACCCGAAGGAATTGGACAAAAATATGTCAAATTTTTTGTTTAAAGTAGTTTTGACCAAATTTAATTTAGCAGCATCTTCGTCAGGATTCTCTAAATTGATGTTTGGGGCAATGAAATCGTGCTGCATCATTAAGATGGAGTAGATTACTTCGCTTGCTCCGGCCATCCAGCATTCGTGACCTGTCATTGATTTGGTCGAACTTACGTACGGATTTTTCTCTCCAAAAACTTCAAAGATCGCTTTGGCTTCGTTTCCGTCTCCAACCGGAGTTGAGGTAGCATGAGCATTTATATAGTCAACATCAGTTGCTTTTAGCTGTGCATCATCAAGCGCTCGTTTCATGGCTATAGACGGCCCTTCTACATTAGGTGTTGAGATGTGTCCGCCATTTGAGGAGAATCCGTAACCGCCGATTTCTGCAATAATAGTAGCGCCCCTGGCAATTGCCGATTCGTAGCTTTCCAAAATTAACGTTGCACCGCCACCACTTGGGATTAATCCGTCGCGATCCTTGTCAAAAGGGCGGGAAGCTTTTTCGGGTTCGTTTTCTCTGGCCGAAAAAACACCCAAACCATCAAAACTGCTCATGGCATATTTATTGATTTCCTGTGCGCCTCCGCAGATGATAAGGTCCTGGAATCCGCTTTTTATTAAAAAATAAGCGAGACCTATAGAGTGTGAACCGCTGGCGCAGGCCGCACTTATGGTAAGATTGATACCACGAAGTTTAAAAATCGTTGATAAATTCATGGTTACCGTTGAATTCATCGATTTAAAAATAGCTCCGGAACCTATCAGGGCAGTGTCTTTTTTGTCTCGTACAATATCAGTAGCTTCAATAACCGCTTTTGAAACGCTGTCATTTCCGTACATAATACCCACTTCGCGATTGTCGAAAAAAGCATCATCAATGTTCGCGTTTTTCAATGCTTCAACAGTAGCCATATAAGCGTATTCGGTTTCTTCACCAATGCTCATACGCTGTCTGCGGGTCAATAAATTTTTTAAATCAGCTTTCGGAACCATTCCCGTTAAGGCAGATTGAAAACCAAATTCTTTTCTTTCAGAATCAAAGTGAATACCTGATTTTCCGTTGTATAAAGATTCCTTTACTTCCTCTAAAGAAGTTCCGATACAAGAATAAATTCCCATCCCAGTAATTACAACTCTCTTATTCATCGTCTTTAAAAGTAATTTTTATCCGTTACTTGTAATTTTTAACACATAGGAACATAGCTTTTGTAAACTCAAAATAGGCGTTTCACTTATTTGAAATACACATAGCGATCTATGTGAAAGAAATATTTCTTTTTTGTACTCTTTGCACATAAAAATCTATGTTTTTATGTGTTTCAAATATTTTCTAAGAATAAATTCCTCCGTTTATATTTATAATTTCTCCTGTAATGTAACTTGATTTTTTTGAAATCAAAAAGCTTACCAAATCTGCAACTTCCTCGGCTTCACCAAAACGGCTTGCCGGAATTAGTTTTAATAATTCTTTTTCGTCCAATTGGCTTGTCATATCGGTTCTTATAAAACCAGGGGCAACAGCATTTACAGTAATGTTTCGTTTAGCAACTTCCTGAGCCAATGCTTTTGTGGCCGCAACAATTGCACCTTTTGCCGCTGAATAATTGGTTTGTCCGGCTGTTCCTTTTACACCCGAAACGGAAACCATATTAACAATTCGGCCATATTTATTGCGCAGCATTTTTTGAATAAAAAACTGCGTTACATTAAAAAATCCGTTCAAACTCGTATTTACTACACCGTTCCAGTCTTCGGGAGTCATCCACATAAAAAGACCGTCTTTTGTAATTCCGGCGTTGTTTACGATCGCTTCTACAATAGCTTCGGGATTAGCTTCCTGCCATTGTGTTAATGTTTTTTGTACCTCTTCAAAATTGGAAACATCAAAACCTAAGATTTCGCCTGTTGCGCCTAATTTTTGTATTTCCTGAAGTGTTGCTTCAGCGGCAGTTTTATTCGAGTGGTAGTTAATCAGGATATGATAATTTGCATCAACGGCTAATTTTTTACAAATAGCACTTCCAATTCCTCGTGAACCGCCAGTTACTAATACACATTTCATATTCAGAATTTATTTTTTTTAATCGCCTGGTATGGAATTACTTTTCTTATCAGTAATTGCATCTGCAGCGTTTGTTTTTATGAGTTAATAGGTTTTATTTTTTCTTTTTGGCTACCGGTTTTTTGGTAGTTTTTGTCTCTGACTTTTCAGTCGTTTTGGTTTCTGCTTTTGGTTTTTCCGCAGCAACTTCGGCAGTGCTGTTTCTTTCTCTTGATTGCGAAAATAGTTCGGCATTTTCAAACCATTGGTTTCCTAATACGGTTCCGTCTGATTTAAGAAATCCCCATTTTCCTTCGTTTTTTACACGTGCAACACCGTCAATGAAACCTTTGTCTTGTTTTACAAATAAGGCAATCACAAATCCGTTTGTTGTGATGCCGTATTGTGTTGGAATGACCAATTTTCCGCTTTGATTGATGAATCCCCAGTTTTTTTCTTTTACCGGAGCCAATCCGTCCGGACTAAAAACTTCGGCGTCGCTGTAAGTAGGTTCAATTACAAATTCTGCTTTCGGATTGATAAAACCCCATTTTGAACCCACACAAACGGGAGCTAAGTTTTTTGAGAAAGCTTTTACTTTGTCATATATCGGAGTAATCACCCAATTTCCTTTTAAGTCAATAAAACCAACTTTACCATTTTTCTTGGCATAGGTCAGATCCTGAGTGTCAAAATCCCAGATTTTTTCAGCTCCATCAACCGGAATAAAAGTTCCGGAACTAACAATCCCAAAGGTCTTATCTTTTCTTGCCCAGCTTGTGTTTTTGAAATAATTGCCTATTTCCTCGTAAGCAGGCTCAATCACTTCTTTACCGGCAGTATTAATAATTCCCCATTTTTTATTGTTTTCAACTCTTGCAAAACCGTTTTCAAAAGATTTAATCTGATCGTATTTTGGTTCCAGAACTACGGCCATTTTCGAATTGATTAATCCTACCTTGCCGCTTTGTCTGATAAATGCTACGCCATCTTCAAAGTCAAAAAGTTTTTCTGAAAAAGGCGCTTTCTGGATTTCACCTTTTGTA harbors:
- the fabG gene encoding 3-oxoacyl-ACP reductase FabG, which encodes MKCVLVTGGSRGIGSAICKKLAVDANYHILINYHSNKTAAEATLQEIQKLGATGEILGFDVSNFEEVQKTLTQWQEANPEAIVEAIVNNAGITKDGLFMWMTPEDWNGVVNTSLNGFFNVTQFFIQKMLRNKYGRIVNMVSVSGVKGTAGQTNYSAAKGAIVAATKALAQEVAKRNITVNAVAPGFIRTDMTSQLDEKELLKLIPASRFGEAEEVADLVSFLISKKSSYITGEIININGGIYS
- a CDS encoding beta-ketoacyl-[acyl-carrier-protein] synthase family protein, with protein sequence MNKRVVITGMGIYSCIGTSLEEVKESLYNGKSGIHFDSERKEFGFQSALTGMVPKADLKNLLTRRQRMSIGEETEYAYMATVEALKNANIDDAFFDNREVGIMYGNDSVSKAVIEATDIVRDKKDTALIGSGAIFKSMNSTVTMNLSTIFKLRGINLTISAACASGSHSIGLAYFLIKSGFQDLIICGGAQEINKYAMSSFDGLGVFSARENEPEKASRPFDKDRDGLIPSGGGATLILESYESAIARGATIIAEIGGYGFSSNGGHISTPNVEGPSIAMKRALDDAQLKATDVDYINAHATSTPVGDGNEAKAIFEVFGEKNPYVSSTKSMTGHECWMAGASEVIYSILMMQHDFIAPNINLENPDEDAAKLNLVKTTLNKKFDIFLSNSFGFGGTNSALVVKKFKLNDE
- a CDS encoding acyl carrier protein, which translates into the protein MNKEEIIAKINGFLVDEFEVDNDDIEPDANLKDTLGLDSLDYVDLVVSIEANFGVKLVEVDFVGIATFQNFYDLIETKLKAKAV
- a CDS encoding WG repeat-containing protein, with translation MKKTLIFLFAFTIQFVNSQELALVKKDSKIGYISRDGNFKIEPQYKSARSFSEGLAAVENNGKWGFIDVKGAWVIPADFKNVKDFNSGIAIVQKDKDWVYINTKGEIQKAPFSEKLFDFEDGVAFIRQSGKVGLINSKMAVVLEPKYDQIKSFENGFARVENNKKWGIINTAGKEVIEPAYEEIGNYFKNTSWARKDKTFGIVSSGTFIPVDGAEKIWDFDTQDLTYAKKNGKVGFIDLKGNWVITPIYDKVKAFSKNLAPVCVGSKWGFINPKAEFVIEPTYSDAEVFSPDGLAPVKEKNWGFINQSGKLVIPTQYGITTNGFVIALFVKQDKGFIDGVARVKNEGKWGFLKSDGTVLGNQWFENAELFSQSRERNSTAEVAAEKPKAETKTTEKSETKTTKKPVAKKKK